A window from Vulcanimicrobium alpinum encodes these proteins:
- a CDS encoding Gfo/Idh/MocA family protein yields the protein MSGVLNVGVIGAHRWAESAHLPGYAANDRACVVAICDVKIERARAMAEKFAIPKVYANHHDLLADPAVQMVDVCTPTHTHLALSTDAVNAGKHVLSEKPLANRADDAFALARLADARGVRTKLGFTFRYSPAMRQLRAWIADGTLGEIFHIHGFEQNSQFLDPDFPLRQVTPGAPRDRLIPSSVVGYGSHLVDLMRWCGGEFAHVTASLRNFVPERVVRGEPGRQRILVEDGAIGLVEYAAGTQGLLQTSYIAVGNYPGVEVRVYGSKGAAIARLIDEHGVAETLTHARADAVEFERIAIGTDALPPGTTLATPWPELYYRNLVRHFVDEILDDGPADCTFFDGAKSQEIVNALIRSHDERRWIALGADHAA from the coding sequence GTGAGCGGCGTGCTGAACGTCGGCGTGATCGGCGCCCACCGCTGGGCCGAGAGCGCGCATCTCCCTGGCTACGCCGCCAACGACCGCGCGTGCGTCGTCGCGATCTGCGACGTCAAGATCGAGCGTGCGCGCGCGATGGCCGAGAAGTTCGCGATCCCCAAGGTGTACGCGAACCATCACGACCTGCTCGCCGATCCCGCGGTGCAAATGGTCGATGTGTGCACGCCGACCCACACCCACCTCGCGCTCAGCACCGATGCCGTCAACGCCGGCAAGCACGTCCTCAGCGAAAAACCGCTGGCCAACCGCGCCGACGACGCGTTCGCGCTGGCGCGGCTCGCCGATGCGCGCGGCGTGCGCACGAAGCTGGGCTTCACGTTCCGCTACTCGCCGGCGATGCGGCAATTGCGCGCCTGGATCGCCGACGGCACGCTCGGCGAGATCTTCCACATCCACGGATTCGAGCAAAATTCGCAGTTTCTCGATCCGGATTTTCCGCTGCGGCAAGTGACGCCCGGCGCGCCGCGCGACCGCCTCATCCCCTCGTCGGTGGTCGGTTACGGCTCGCACTTGGTCGACCTGATGCGGTGGTGCGGCGGGGAGTTTGCGCACGTGACGGCGTCGCTGCGCAACTTCGTCCCCGAGCGCGTGGTGCGCGGCGAACCCGGCCGCCAGCGGATCCTGGTCGAAGACGGCGCGATCGGCCTAGTCGAGTATGCCGCGGGGACGCAAGGGCTGCTGCAGACGTCGTACATCGCGGTCGGCAACTATCCCGGCGTCGAGGTGCGCGTCTACGGCTCGAAGGGCGCGGCGATCGCGCGGCTGATCGACGAGCACGGCGTCGCCGAAACGCTGACGCACGCGCGCGCCGACGCGGTCGAGTTCGAGCGGATCGCGATCGGCACCGATGCGCTCCCGCCCGGGACGACGCTCGCGACGCCGTGGCCGGAACTGTACTACCGCAACCTCGTCCGTCACTTCGTCGACGAGATCCTCGACGACGGCCCGGCCGACTGCACGTTCTTCGACGGCGCGAAAAGCCAGGAGATCGTCAACGCGCTCATCCGTTCGCACGACGAGCGGCGCTGGATCGCGCTCGGCGCGGATCACGCGGCGTGA
- a CDS encoding DUF885 family protein: protein MTPFDELVDDFLDVHWAFAPIDASFAGEIAYDGSLPPCDLGAPARHAGELRELMRRLDAVVVPADPGARLDARLMRAHAAHVLDQLAGRSRFHNPAWYTGEIAFGLIALLLPRAAPRDPDAFARRVALIPDLLADAAMHLRGTRVPADWTVRARKECAAIARLLGRIEGVAGTSAAVAALRRFEAAIAERPDADPAAGEARMTRLIRDVHGLDATAATLERDAAAAFAEAEAALAEAAERHDPAHTWREQIARLGELGPAPDGALPSYRTWHDRALRDAEPLLTPASDYALEFALLPEWARDVAGDLYFLFYRSPAARRPGNGSIYWVSPPEGDDDAVRRAHNTAAVKLVHAVHHGSIGHHTQNARARRAASRLSRIAGTDCASGIMMLAAGTMVEGWACYAEDLLEEVPEFYTPAERVMLRYFEFRNIACCLADLRLHLGVWTLEQMRAFYRDEVAFAPARIWNETTRNAMFPTSRLMYWTGTQQIKTLRARSRLPARVFHDRLLSFGSVPVAWIDQEVPA from the coding sequence GTGACGCCATTCGACGAACTCGTCGATGATTTTCTCGACGTTCACTGGGCGTTCGCGCCGATCGACGCCTCGTTCGCCGGCGAGATCGCGTACGACGGAAGCCTGCCGCCGTGCGATCTCGGCGCGCCCGCCCGCCACGCCGGCGAACTGCGCGAACTCATGCGGCGCCTCGACGCGGTCGTCGTCCCCGCCGATCCCGGTGCGCGGCTCGACGCACGGCTGATGCGCGCGCACGCGGCGCACGTCCTCGACCAGCTCGCCGGGCGCAGCCGCTTTCACAATCCCGCCTGGTACACCGGCGAGATCGCGTTCGGTCTGATCGCGCTGCTGCTGCCGCGCGCGGCGCCGCGCGATCCCGACGCATTCGCACGCCGCGTCGCGCTCATCCCCGATCTGCTTGCGGACGCGGCGATGCACCTGCGCGGGACCCGCGTTCCGGCCGACTGGACGGTGCGCGCGCGGAAAGAGTGCGCTGCGATCGCGCGGCTGCTCGGCCGCATCGAAGGCGTCGCGGGAACGAGCGCCGCCGTCGCCGCTCTGCGGCGGTTCGAGGCCGCGATCGCCGAACGGCCCGATGCCGATCCGGCCGCCGGCGAAGCGCGGATGACGAGGCTGATCCGCGACGTGCACGGTCTCGACGCCACCGCCGCGACGCTCGAACGCGACGCCGCGGCGGCGTTCGCGGAGGCGGAAGCGGCACTTGCGGAGGCTGCGGAGCGTCACGATCCGGCGCATACTTGGCGCGAGCAGATCGCACGTCTGGGCGAACTCGGCCCCGCGCCCGACGGCGCCCTTCCGTCGTATCGCACGTGGCACGATCGTGCCTTGCGCGACGCGGAGCCGCTGCTCACGCCGGCATCCGACTACGCGCTGGAGTTCGCGCTGCTCCCCGAGTGGGCGCGCGACGTCGCGGGCGACCTGTACTTCCTGTTCTACCGTTCGCCCGCGGCGCGCCGCCCCGGCAACGGCAGCATCTATTGGGTGTCGCCGCCCGAAGGCGACGACGACGCCGTGCGGCGCGCGCACAACACCGCGGCCGTGAAGCTCGTGCACGCCGTGCACCACGGCAGCATCGGCCACCACACGCAGAACGCGCGCGCGCGGCGAGCGGCGTCGCGGCTCTCGCGCATCGCCGGCACCGACTGCGCGAGCGGGATCATGATGCTCGCCGCCGGGACGATGGTCGAAGGCTGGGCCTGCTACGCCGAAGATCTGCTCGAAGAGGTGCCGGAGTTCTACACGCCGGCCGAGCGCGTAATGCTGCGCTACTTCGAGTTCCGCAACATCGCGTGCTGCCTCGCCGACCTGCGGCTGCATCTCGGCGTGTGGACGCTGGAGCAGATGCGCGCGTTCTATCGCGACGAGGTCGCGTTTGCGCCGGCGCGGATCTGGAACGAGACGACCCGCAACGCGATGTTCCCCACCAGCCGGCTGATGTACTGGACCGGGACGCAGCAGATTAAAACGCTGCGCGCGCGCTCGCGGCTCCCCGCCCGCGTCTTCCACGACCGGCTGCTCTCGTTCGGGTCGGTGCCGGTTGCCTGGATCGATCAGGAGGTTCCGGCATGA
- a CDS encoding ABC transporter substrate-binding protein, whose translation MNGLRACALAAASLFVAGCASSSGPSGGTTHAHWLRLATGGGDPNSLNIHQDPSLTAGIIAELSQAYLVRYDRNGNPVPELATEIPTQRNHGISADGKTIVWHLRRGVRWSDGAPFSADDVVFTVRAILNPKNNEEQGTVGWDLIAQIDEPDKNTVVFHLKRPYSDYLPLYFGTAGNEPCILPQHILGKLASFNDAPYNAAPVGIGPFRVTAWRRGDAIELEANPYYWRGKPKLERITYKLIPSQETLTAQMQTGEVDLWPETPPSYIDRLKAAPSLRVRVAPNYRTTNLDFVVTRPNVADPRVRRAIRKALDRRELVAKILHGYGFLHDGVAIPLAPPAPESVVDRYDPAGARALLDAAGWRAGANGIRAKNGVPLALDLVYPAGSAELDGQTELLRAYLKAVGIEVQSKKYAPNIFRALQQNGGILYGGKYDMASYPRTLQSVADVRGLYSCASRPPNGENASRYCSPEADALLDRIQGTYGEQERKALLARYQQRLNDDAPTIMLFAWKGGTAANVRVTGFDPPILTPFDDMMGVDAR comes from the coding sequence ATGAACGGGTTGCGCGCGTGTGCGCTCGCCGCGGCGAGCCTCTTCGTTGCCGGATGCGCGAGCAGCAGCGGCCCGAGCGGCGGGACTACACACGCCCACTGGCTGCGGCTCGCGACCGGCGGCGGTGACCCCAACAGCCTCAACATCCATCAGGATCCGTCGCTTACCGCCGGGATCATCGCAGAACTCTCGCAGGCGTACCTGGTGCGCTACGACCGCAACGGAAATCCGGTCCCGGAACTGGCGACCGAGATCCCGACGCAGCGCAATCACGGGATCAGCGCCGACGGGAAGACGATCGTGTGGCACCTGCGCCGCGGCGTGCGCTGGTCGGACGGCGCTCCGTTCAGCGCCGACGACGTCGTGTTCACCGTACGCGCGATCCTCAACCCGAAGAATAACGAAGAACAGGGCACCGTCGGCTGGGATCTGATCGCGCAGATCGACGAGCCTGACAAGAACACCGTCGTGTTTCACCTCAAGCGGCCGTACTCCGATTATCTCCCGCTCTACTTCGGGACGGCGGGGAACGAGCCGTGCATCCTGCCGCAGCACATCCTGGGGAAACTCGCGTCGTTCAACGACGCGCCGTACAATGCGGCGCCGGTCGGAATCGGGCCGTTCCGGGTGACGGCGTGGCGGCGCGGCGACGCGATCGAACTGGAAGCGAACCCGTACTACTGGCGCGGCAAGCCGAAACTGGAGCGCATCACCTACAAACTGATCCCCTCGCAGGAGACGCTGACGGCGCAGATGCAGACCGGCGAAGTCGACCTGTGGCCCGAGACCCCGCCGAGCTACATCGATCGGCTCAAAGCCGCACCGTCGCTGCGCGTTCGCGTCGCTCCCAACTATCGCACCACCAACCTCGACTTCGTCGTGACGCGGCCCAACGTCGCCGACCCGCGCGTTCGCCGCGCGATCCGCAAGGCGCTCGACCGGCGCGAACTCGTCGCGAAGATTCTCCACGGCTACGGCTTCCTGCACGACGGCGTCGCGATTCCGCTCGCGCCGCCGGCGCCTGAGAGCGTCGTCGACCGGTACGATCCCGCAGGTGCGCGCGCGCTGCTCGACGCCGCGGGCTGGCGCGCCGGCGCGAACGGGATCCGCGCCAAGAACGGCGTCCCGCTCGCGCTCGATCTGGTGTATCCGGCGGGATCGGCCGAGCTCGACGGTCAGACCGAACTGCTGCGCGCGTATCTCAAAGCGGTCGGCATCGAGGTGCAGAGCAAGAAGTACGCGCCGAACATCTTCCGCGCGCTGCAGCAGAACGGCGGCATTCTCTACGGCGGCAAGTACGACATGGCGAGCTACCCGCGCACGCTGCAGTCGGTCGCCGACGTGCGCGGACTGTACAGCTGCGCGTCGCGCCCGCCCAACGGCGAGAACGCGAGCCGCTACTGCAGCCCCGAGGCCGACGCGCTGCTCGACCGCATCCAAGGGACGTACGGCGAGCAGGAGCGCAAGGCGCTGCTCGCCCGTTACCAGCAGCGCCTCAACGACGACGCGCCGACGATCATGCTCTTCGCGTGGAAGGGCGGAACCGCCGCGAACGTGCGCGTGACCGGATTCGATCCGCCGATCCTCACGCCGTTCGACGATATGATGGGCGTCGACGCGCGATGA
- a CDS encoding D-2-hydroxyacid dehydrogenase, whose translation MIVMVASPLEAALVERIRACDAVSEVLYDPALLPPPRYPCDHGGDPSFARDAAGEARWQAMLARADAILGYPNESPDGLRASLAAGPRIRWVQGTSAGMGAHIRRAQLNAATLERVTFTSAAGVHAGMLAEFAFYGLLALRKDAARLAAIRAERAWQHYPMGELDGSTIAIVGMGQIGRAIAQRARAFGMRVTAVNRSGEPDPLAERTFPTAQVREALAGADAVVVTLPITERTHHLVDAAALAALAPAAIVVNVGRGAVIDQAALIDALQRGTLAGAVLDVFDPEPLPPDNPLWTMPNVIFSPHTAALSLHENARIADLLCENARRVARGDRPRNLVNLREFY comes from the coding sequence ATGATCGTGATGGTCGCGAGCCCGCTCGAAGCAGCGCTCGTCGAACGGATTCGCGCCTGCGACGCGGTCTCGGAGGTGCTCTATGACCCGGCGCTGCTGCCGCCGCCGCGCTACCCGTGCGACCACGGCGGCGACCCGTCGTTCGCGCGCGACGCCGCCGGCGAGGCGCGCTGGCAGGCGATGCTCGCGCGCGCCGACGCGATCCTGGGCTATCCGAACGAAAGCCCCGACGGCCTGCGCGCGTCGCTCGCCGCCGGACCGCGGATTCGCTGGGTGCAGGGAACGTCGGCGGGGATGGGCGCGCACATCCGGCGGGCGCAGCTCAACGCGGCGACGCTCGAGCGCGTGACCTTTACCTCGGCGGCGGGCGTGCACGCGGGGATGCTCGCCGAGTTCGCGTTCTACGGCCTGCTCGCGCTGCGCAAGGACGCGGCGCGGCTCGCCGCGATCCGCGCCGAGCGGGCGTGGCAGCACTATCCGATGGGCGAACTCGACGGCTCGACGATCGCGATCGTCGGGATGGGCCAGATCGGCCGCGCGATCGCGCAGCGTGCGCGCGCGTTCGGGATGCGCGTGACGGCGGTGAACCGCAGCGGCGAGCCGGATCCGCTCGCCGAGCGTACCTTCCCGACGGCGCAGGTGCGCGAGGCGCTCGCCGGCGCCGACGCGGTCGTCGTCACCCTGCCGATCACCGAACGCACGCACCATCTCGTCGACGCCGCAGCACTCGCCGCGCTCGCGCCGGCAGCGATCGTCGTCAACGTCGGCCGCGGCGCGGTGATCGATCAAGCCGCGCTGATCGACGCGCTGCAGCGCGGCACGCTCGCGGGCGCCGTGCTCGACGTCTTCGATCCCGAACCGTTGCCGCCCGACAACCCGCTGTGGACGATGCCCAACGTCATCTTCAGCCCGCACACCGCCGCGCTCTCGCTGCACGAGAATGCGCGCATCGCCGATCTGCTCTGCGAGAACGCGCGCCGCGTCGCACGCGGCGACCGGCCGCGCAATCTCGTCAATCTGCGCGAGTTCTACTAG
- a CDS encoding metallophosphoesterase, protein MLIAAVLSAWVQFAVDGAPHARALVTTACPALRADGARIPMRVRAPIDLDRHWDEAVCDAPVPPHAKALAVENTPLPAIPRTVRTVVVFGDTGCRMKGGEQQNCGDLAGWPFARIARSIARVHPDVAIHVGDYYYRENNCAPGIQGCINYWGDTSMSWVADWFAPAAPIFARVPLLLSRGNHEDCKRGGAGWYRYLEPSAATACADPIPVDEGTMPYAVALDRLRVVMLDSASDASDTPADPARTAYYQRSLDAAAALGGGGGGDAWIVTHRPPYANANMSAVLKAKPAEFAPFTLVLAGHVHDFATANLTGFPPLIVNGEGGDELDEADAVGGFINGNGHAFASPAPFATKQFGFAVYTRSAQGWSISLRDADGIERRACAFAHGAVGC, encoded by the coding sequence ATGCTGATCGCCGCCGTGCTCTCGGCTTGGGTGCAGTTCGCCGTTGACGGAGCGCCGCACGCTCGAGCGCTGGTCACGACCGCGTGCCCGGCGCTGCGCGCCGACGGCGCGCGGATCCCGATGCGCGTGCGCGCGCCGATCGATCTCGATCGTCACTGGGACGAGGCGGTCTGCGACGCGCCGGTGCCGCCGCACGCAAAGGCGTTGGCGGTGGAAAACACGCCGCTCCCCGCCATTCCGCGCACCGTCCGCACGGTCGTCGTCTTCGGCGACACCGGTTGCCGGATGAAGGGCGGCGAACAGCAGAACTGCGGCGACCTCGCCGGCTGGCCGTTCGCGCGCATCGCGCGTTCGATCGCGCGCGTGCATCCCGACGTCGCGATTCACGTCGGCGACTACTACTACCGCGAGAACAACTGCGCGCCCGGGATTCAAGGCTGCATCAACTACTGGGGCGACACGAGCATGTCGTGGGTCGCCGATTGGTTCGCCCCCGCGGCGCCGATCTTCGCGCGCGTCCCGCTGCTGCTGAGCCGGGGAAACCACGAAGACTGCAAGCGCGGCGGCGCGGGCTGGTACCGCTACCTCGAACCGAGTGCGGCGACGGCGTGCGCCGACCCGATCCCCGTCGACGAAGGGACGATGCCGTATGCAGTCGCGCTCGATCGCTTGCGTGTCGTGATGCTCGACTCCGCGTCGGACGCGAGCGACACGCCGGCCGATCCGGCGCGTACCGCGTACTATCAGCGCTCGCTGGACGCGGCGGCCGCGCTGGGCGGCGGCGGCGGCGGCGATGCATGGATCGTCACCCATCGTCCGCCATATGCGAACGCGAACATGTCCGCGGTGCTGAAGGCGAAGCCTGCGGAGTTCGCGCCGTTCACGCTCGTCCTCGCCGGACACGTGCACGACTTCGCGACCGCGAATCTGACGGGCTTCCCGCCGCTGATCGTCAACGGCGAAGGCGGCGACGAACTCGACGAAGCCGACGCGGTCGGCGGGTTCATCAACGGCAACGGCCATGCGTTCGCCTCGCCCGCGCCGTTCGCAACGAAGCAGTTCGGGTTCGCCGTGTACACGCGGAGCGCGCAGGGGTGGTCGATCTCGCTGCGCGATGCGGACGGGATCGAGCGTCGCGCGTGCGCGTTCGCGCACGGCGCGGTGGGCTGCTGA
- a CDS encoding VOC family protein: MRPLLSHVDLRVRDRAAAAEFYDAFLNLLGAVKSVGEEFTSYSIPDTETGADDPDADWFGFCEDPAMTPGSGRVCFRAPTRGTIDAIATILPAIGARNIEMPHEAYGAGYYACFFEDPDGNKLELVVIG, from the coding sequence ATGCGGCCGCTGCTGTCGCACGTCGACCTGCGCGTGCGCGACCGCGCGGCGGCGGCGGAATTCTACGACGCGTTTCTCAACCTGCTGGGCGCGGTCAAGTCGGTCGGCGAAGAGTTCACCTCGTACAGCATCCCCGACACCGAGACCGGTGCGGACGATCCGGATGCCGATTGGTTCGGCTTCTGCGAAGATCCGGCGATGACGCCGGGTTCCGGGCGCGTCTGCTTTCGCGCGCCGACGCGCGGCACGATCGACGCGATCGCGACGATTCTGCCGGCGATCGGCGCGCGCAACATCGAGATGCCGCACGAGGCGTACGGCGCAGGATACTATGCGTGCTTCTTCGAGGATCCCGACGGGAACAAGCTCGAGCTCGTCGTGATCGGCTGA
- a CDS encoding peptide ABC transporter substrate-binding protein, whose translation MLRAAAVLLAAVVVAGAAGCARAPDAGGAASGSGVRFALAADPQTLDPLFAHVDANSVEQQVARLAFEPFIDVDERGRAIPILLDRIPTAANGGISRDGRTIVYHLRRGVRWSDGAPVDAHDVVWTLHAILDDRNPVRSRAGYDRVARVEAVDPHTVRVTLKNAWAPAVATLFSYGVAPQYVLPAHLLEKEPSLATSAFGAHPVGNGPYRLVSWSRGERLIYEPNPTYWRGAPRASRLDLRVVPDPNTNFTLMRSGELDWNLFSPAQRETLGAPGGIAFRTVPLTLIAGIAINTAHAPLDDARVRRAIAAAIDRGAISRKITFGRYPVVDTAQPLGSWARDPSVHEPAFDPAAADRLLDAAGWRRGADGMRAKRGVALALTYVQFPESQTGVRVATLVQSELKARGMNVTIKSLSNAQLFLPKSQGGTLATGAFDLAYVPWPMGADPDDSFLLTCAGSGNVMRWCDPAVDALEARALVAPDRAERKLLYAQIERRVADAVPIVYLFNPSYSYAYRTTLRNFSPNAFNPTWNAYAWSR comes from the coding sequence ATGCTCAGAGCCGCCGCCGTTCTTCTCGCCGCGGTCGTGGTCGCCGGCGCTGCGGGGTGCGCCCGCGCTCCTGACGCCGGCGGAGCCGCTTCGGGCAGCGGGGTGCGGTTCGCACTCGCCGCCGATCCGCAGACGCTCGATCCGCTCTTCGCGCACGTCGACGCCAACAGCGTCGAACAACAAGTCGCGCGGCTTGCGTTCGAACCGTTCATCGACGTCGATGAACGCGGCCGCGCGATCCCGATCCTGCTCGACCGTATCCCGACGGCGGCGAACGGCGGGATCTCGCGCGACGGCCGGACGATCGTCTACCACCTGCGGCGCGGCGTGCGCTGGAGCGACGGCGCGCCCGTCGACGCGCACGATGTCGTATGGACGCTCCACGCGATCCTCGACGACCGCAACCCGGTGCGCTCGCGCGCGGGCTACGACCGCGTCGCGCGCGTCGAGGCAGTCGACCCGCACACCGTGCGCGTCACGCTCAAGAACGCGTGGGCTCCGGCGGTCGCGACGCTGTTCAGCTACGGCGTCGCGCCGCAGTACGTGCTTCCGGCCCACCTCCTGGAAAAAGAACCGTCGCTTGCGACGAGCGCGTTCGGCGCGCACCCCGTCGGCAACGGCCCCTACCGGCTCGTCTCGTGGTCGCGCGGCGAGCGGCTGATCTACGAGCCGAACCCGACCTACTGGCGCGGCGCGCCGCGGGCGTCCCGTCTGGACCTTCGTGTCGTCCCGGATCCCAACACCAACTTCACCCTCATGCGCAGCGGCGAACTCGACTGGAACCTGTTCTCGCCGGCCCAGCGCGAGACGCTCGGCGCGCCGGGCGGGATCGCGTTCCGGACTGTCCCGCTGACCTTGATCGCCGGGATCGCGATCAACACCGCGCATGCGCCGCTCGACGACGCGCGCGTGCGCCGCGCGATCGCCGCTGCCATCGACCGCGGCGCGATCTCGCGGAAGATCACGTTCGGGCGCTATCCCGTCGTCGACACCGCGCAGCCGCTGGGCTCGTGGGCGCGCGATCCGTCGGTGCACGAGCCGGCGTTCGACCCCGCGGCCGCGGACCGGCTCCTCGACGCCGCAGGCTGGAGGCGCGGCGCCGACGGGATGCGCGCGAAGCGCGGCGTGGCGCTCGCGCTCACCTACGTGCAGTTTCCCGAATCGCAGACCGGCGTGCGGGTCGCAACGCTCGTGCAGAGCGAACTCAAAGCGCGCGGGATGAACGTGACGATCAAATCGCTCTCGAACGCGCAGTTGTTTCTGCCCAAGTCCCAGGGCGGGACGCTCGCGACCGGCGCGTTCGATTTGGCCTACGTCCCGTGGCCGATGGGGGCCGACCCGGACGACTCCTTCCTGCTCACGTGCGCGGGGAGCGGCAACGTGATGCGCTGGTGCGATCCCGCGGTCGATGCGCTCGAAGCGCGGGCGCTCGTCGCGCCGGATCGTGCCGAGCGCAAGCTGCTCTACGCACAGATCGAACGGCGCGTCGCCGACGCCGTCCCGATCGTCTACCTTTTCAACCCGTCGTACTCATACGCGTACCGCACGACGCTCCGCAACTTTTCCCCCAACGCCTTCAACCCAACCTGGAACGCCTACGCCTGGTCACGCTGA
- a CDS encoding Lrp/AsnC family transcriptional regulator, translated as MALKAETIDARNGRAPAGHPELDRIDLRLLEALQRNARSTYAELGALVGLKPPAVHDRVKRLENRGFVRSYAAQLDPRRVGYELTAFVGAYCAPDLDYDAFTAAIQTFPEVLEIHSVAGDETYVLKVVTRSTGHLDDFLTRLKRVPGVARTRTTIVLSTPFERGGLPVEALG; from the coding sequence ATGGCGTTAAAGGCCGAAACAATCGATGCACGCAACGGTCGAGCACCCGCCGGACATCCGGAACTGGACCGCATCGACCTGCGCCTGCTGGAAGCGCTGCAGCGCAACGCTCGCTCGACCTATGCCGAGCTGGGCGCGCTCGTCGGCCTCAAGCCGCCGGCGGTTCACGACCGCGTGAAGCGGCTTGAGAATCGCGGCTTCGTGCGCAGCTACGCGGCGCAGCTCGACCCGCGCCGCGTCGGCTACGAACTGACCGCGTTCGTCGGCGCGTACTGCGCGCCCGACCTCGACTACGACGCCTTCACCGCTGCCATCCAAACGTTTCCTGAAGTGCTCGAGATCCACAGCGTCGCCGGCGACGAGACCTACGTCCTCAAGGTCGTCACCCGGTCGACCGGCCATCTCGACGACTTCCTCACCCGGCTCAAGCGCGTCCCCGGCGTCGCCCGGACGCGCACGACGATCGTGCTCTCGACGCCGTTCGAGCGCGGCGGGCTCCCCGTCGAGGCGCTCGGATGA
- a CDS encoding L-erythro-3,5-diaminohexanoate dehydrogenase, producing the protein MIAAVTPLCRLGSHRVIEPKGALPQNAWKVDNTPRALANEILCDVETLNIDSASFKQIADTAGGDERAIAARILETVRERGKQHNAVTGSGGMFIGRVVAIGDELAARDDIAIGNRIASLVSLTLTPLQLDAIERVDLATGQVRVRGKAILFASGIYARLPDDLPVDVALAVLDVAGAPAQVRRLAQPGATVCVIGADGKSGMLACAQARERVGPGGRVVGIVPDGTTPSARLLVDHGYVDAMIVADARNALSVIEHVPQAMPHLADLVVNCVNVGGTEVTSIVCCRDHGTVYFFSMATSFTAAALGAEGIGKDVNMMVGNGYAHGHAVVALQTLRDHPAIHDYFVARYATATASEIPTR; encoded by the coding sequence ATGATCGCGGCAGTCACGCCGCTCTGCCGGCTCGGCTCGCATCGCGTCATCGAGCCGAAGGGCGCGCTCCCTCAGAACGCGTGGAAAGTCGACAACACGCCGCGCGCGCTCGCGAACGAGATTTTGTGCGACGTCGAGACGCTCAACATCGACTCGGCGTCGTTCAAACAGATCGCCGATACCGCCGGCGGCGACGAGCGTGCGATCGCGGCGCGCATTCTGGAAACGGTGCGCGAGCGCGGGAAGCAGCACAATGCGGTCACCGGGAGCGGCGGGATGTTCATCGGACGCGTCGTCGCGATCGGCGACGAGCTCGCCGCACGCGACGATATCGCGATCGGCAACCGCATCGCCTCGCTCGTCTCGCTGACCCTCACGCCGCTGCAGCTCGACGCGATCGAACGTGTCGATCTCGCGACCGGCCAAGTGCGCGTGCGCGGGAAAGCGATTCTCTTCGCGAGCGGGATCTACGCCCGGTTGCCGGACGACCTGCCGGTCGACGTCGCGCTCGCCGTCCTCGACGTCGCGGGCGCACCGGCGCAAGTGCGGCGGCTCGCGCAGCCCGGCGCCACGGTCTGCGTGATCGGCGCCGACGGGAAATCCGGGATGCTGGCGTGCGCGCAGGCGCGCGAGCGGGTCGGCCCCGGCGGCCGCGTCGTCGGAATCGTCCCCGACGGCACCACGCCGAGCGCGAGACTGCTCGTCGATCACGGCTACGTCGACGCGATGATCGTCGCCGACGCGCGCAACGCCCTCTCGGTGATCGAACACGTTCCCCAGGCGATGCCGCACCTGGCCGATCTGGTGGTGAACTGCGTGAACGTCGGCGGGACCGAGGTCACCTCGATCGTCTGCTGCCGCGATCACGGCACGGTCTACTTCTTCTCGATGGCGACGTCGTTCACGGCCGCGGCGCTGGGCGCCGAGGGGATCGGGAAAGACGTCAACATGATGGTCGGCAACGGGTACGCTCACGGCCACGCGGTCGTCGCGCTGCAGACGCTGCGCGATCATCCGGCGATTCACGACTATTTCGTCGCGCGCTACGCGACGGCGACGGCTTCGGAGATTCCCACGCGATGA